The following are encoded in a window of Lagenorhynchus albirostris chromosome 3, mLagAlb1.1, whole genome shotgun sequence genomic DNA:
- the KDM3B gene encoding lysine-specific demethylase 3B isoform X1, whose translation MADAAASPVGKRLLLLFADTAASSSASVPAAAAAAGGDPGPALRTRAWRAGTVRAMSGAVPQDLAIFVEFDGCSWKQHSWVKVHAEEVIVLLLEGSLVWAPRKDPVLVQGTRVSIAQWPALTFTPLVDKLGLGSVVPVEYLLDRELRFLSDANGLHLFQMGTDSQNQILLEHAALRETVNALISDQKLQEIFSRGPYSVQGHRVKVYQPEGEESWLCGVVSHQDSITRLMEVSVTESGEIKSVDPRLIHVMLVDNSAPQSEGGTLKAVKSSKGKKKRESIEGKDGRRRKSASDSGCDPASKKLKGDRGEVDSNGSDGGEASRGPWKGGNASGEPGLDQRAKQPPTTFVPQINRNIRFATYTKENGRTLVVQDEPIGGDTPVPFTPYSTATGQTPLAPEVGGAENKEAGKTLEQVGQGMVASAAVVTTASSTPTTVRISDTGLAAGTGPEKQKGSWSQAPGENSRNSVLASSGFGASLPSSSQALTFGSGRSQSNGVLATENKPLGFSFGCSSAPESQKDSDLSKNLFFQCMSQTLPTSNYFTTVSESLADDSSSRDSFKQSLESLCKGRSALGADTKSGSKAGSSVDRKVPAESMPTLTPAFPRSLLNARTPDSHENLFLQPPKLSREEPPNPFLAFVEKVEHSPFSSFASQASGSSSSATTVTSKAAPSWPESHSSTDSASLAKKKTLFITTDSSKLVSGVLGSALTTGGPSLSAMGNGRSSSPTSSLTQPIEMPTLSSSPTEERPTVGPGQQDNPLLKTFSNVFGRHSGSFLSSPADFSQENKAPFEAVKRFSLDERSLACRQDSDSSTNSDLSDLSDSEEQLQAKTGLKGIPEHLMGKLGPNGERSAELLLGKGKGKQAPKGRPRTAPLKVGQSVLKDVSKVKKLKQSGEPFLQDGSCINVAPHLHKCRECRLERYRKFKEQEQDDSTVACRFFHFRRLIFTRKGVLRVEGFLSPQQSDPDAMNLWIPSSSLAEGIDLETSKYILANVGDQFCQLVMSEKEAMMMVEPHQKVAWKRAVRGVREMCDVCETTLFNIHWVCRKCGFGVCLDCYRLRKSRPRSETEEIGDEEVFSWLKCAKGQSHEPENLMPTQIIPGTALYNIGDMVHAARGKWGIKANCPCISRQNKSVLRPAVTNGMSQLPSINPSASSGNETTFSGGGGTASVTQPETDHVAKADSTDIRSDEPLKADSSASNSNSELKAIRPPCPDTGPPSSALHWLADLATQKAKEETKEAGSLRSVLNKESHSPFGLDSFNSTAKVSPLTPKLFNSLLLGPTASNNKTEGSSLRDLLHSGPGKLPQTPLDTGIPFPPVFSTSSAGVKNKASLPNFLDHIIASVVENKKTSDAAKRACNLTDTQKEVKEMVMGLNVLDPHTSHSWLCDGRLLCLHDPSNKNNWKIFRECWKQGQPVLVSGVHKKLKSELWKPEAFSQEFGDQDVDLVNCRNCAIISDVKVRDFWDGFEIICKRLRSEDGQPMVLKLKDWPPGEDFRDMMPTRFEDLMENLPLPEYTKRDGRLNLASRLPSYFVRPDLGPKMYNAYGLITAEDRRVGTTNLHLDVSDAVNVMVYVGIPIGEGAHDEEVLKTIDEGDADEVTKQRIHDGKEKPGALWHIYAAKDAEKIRELLRKVGEEQGQENPPDHDPIHDQSWYLDQTLRKRLYEEYGVQGWAIVQFLGDAVFIPAGAPHQVHNLYSCIKVAEDFVSPEHVKHCFRLTQEFRHLSNTHTNHEDKLQVKNIIYHAVKDAVGTLKAHESKLARS comes from the exons ATGGGAACAGATAGCCAAAACCAGATTCTTTTGGAACATGCTGCTCTGAGAGAAACAGTTAATGCTTTGATCAGTGACCAAAAGCTGCAAGAGATATTTAGCCGAG GTCCCTACAGTGTTCAAGGTCACAGGGTCAAAGTATACCagccagagggagaagaaagTTGGCTCTGTGGTGTTGTAAGCCATCAAGACTCCATCACCCGTCTTATGGAGGTGTCTGTAACTGAG AGTGGTGAGATCAAGTCCGTAGATCCCAGACTGATCCATGTGATGCTGGTGGATAATTCAGCGCCTCAGAGCGAG GGGGGTACGTTAAAAGCAGTAAAATCTtccaaaggaaagaagaagagagagagcatAGAGGGGAAAGATGGCCGGAGGAGGAAAAGTGCTTCGGACTCTGGGTGTGACCCTgcatcaaagaaattaaaaggagaCAGGGGTGAAGTAGACAGTAATGGGAGCGATGGAGGTGAGGCAAGCCGAGGGCCCTGGAAAGGAGGGAATGCCAGTGGAGAGCCAGGGCTGGATCAGAGAGCCAAGCAGCCACCGACTACATTTGTCCCCCAGATTAACCGCAACATTCGCTTTGCCACTTACACCAAAGAAAACGGCAGGACTCTGGTGGTGCAGGATGAACCCATAGGTGGGGACACACCTGTACCTTTCACTCCATATTCTACAGCCACAGGTCAGACACCTTTGGCCCCAGAGGTGGGTGGAGCCGAAAATAAAGAGGCAGGAAAAACACTGGAACAAGTTGGCCAGGGTATggtggcttcagcagctgtggtcACTACCGCCAGCTCCACCCCAACCACGGTGAGGATCTCAGACACTGGCCTTGCAGCAGGGACTGGGCCGGAAAAACAGAAAGGCAGCTGGTCGCAGGCCCCAGGAGAG AATTCAAGAAATTCTGTTCTGGCCTCTTCTGGATTTGGAGCATCTCTCCCGAGTTCATCACAAGCTTTGACTTTTGGAAGTGGAAGGAGCCAGTCCAATGGGGTTCTAGCTACAGAGAACAAACCTTTGGGCTTCTCTTTTGGCTGTAGCTCTGCACCAGAGTCTCAGAAAGACTCTGATCTCTCCAAAAACTTGTTTTTTCAATGCATGTCCCAAACTTTACCCACCAGTAACTACTTCACTACTGTTTCAGAGAGTTTGGCTGATGATTCCTCCAGTCGAGACTCATTCAAACAAAGCCTTGAGAGCCTATGTAAAGGAAGATCCGCTCTTGGAGCAGACACTAAATCAGGCTCTAAGGCTGGAAGCTCTGTGGATCGGAAAGTGCCTGCAGAGTCCATGCCCACCCTCACGCCAGCCTTCCCACGGAGCCTCCTAAATGCCCGCACCCCAGACAGTCATGAAAATCTATTTTTACAGCCCCCTAAACTGTCCCGAGAAGAGCCTCCTAACCCTTTCTTGGCATTTGTGGAGAAAGTTGAACATAGCCCTTTCAGCAGCTTTGCATCTCAGGCATCAGGTAGCTCTTCCTCTGCTACCACTGTCACCTCCAAGGCAGCACCCAGCTGGCCCGAGTCTCACTCCTCTACAGATTCAGCATCTTTAGCAAAGAAGAAAACCCTTTTCATCACAACTGACTCCTCCAAACTGGTGTCTGGTGTTCTGGGCTCAGCTCTTACCACTGGGGGGCCAAGCCTCTCTGCCATGGGGAATGGCCGGTCCAGTTCACCCACCAGCAGCCTCACCCAGCCCATTGAGATGCCTACTCTATCCTCTAGCCCCACAGAGGAGAGACCAACTGTGGGGCCTGGGCAGCAGGACAATCCTCTCCTTAAAACCTTTAGTAACGTCTTTGGCAGACACTCAGGCAGCTTTCTGTCCTCCCCAGCAGATTTTTCACAGGAGAACAAAGCTCCTTTTGAAGCTGTGAAAAGGTTCTCACTGGATGAGCGAAGCTTGGCTTGCAGACAAGACTCGGACTCGAGTACCAATAGCGACCTGTCAGATTTGAGCGACTCTGAGGAGCAGCTGCAAGCCAAGACCGGCCTAAAGGGGATTCCGGAGCACCTGATGGGGAAGCTGGGCCCCAATGGGGAGCGCAGTGCTGAGCTGCTGCTGGGAAAAGGCAAAGGGAAGCAGGCCCCCAAAGGCCGGCCTCGGACTGCCCCCTTGAAAG TTGGCCAGTCAGTGCTGAAAGATGTGAGCAAAGTGAAGAAGCTGAAGCAGTCCGGAGAGCCCTTCCTGCAGGATGGGTCGTGCATCAATGTAGCCCCTCATCTGCACAAGTGTCGTGAGTGCCGCCTGGAGCGGTATCGGAAGTTTAAGGAACAAGAGCAAGATGATTCCACTGTGGCTTGCCGGTTCTTTCACTTCCGGAG GTTGATCTTCACTCGAAAGGGGGTACTCCGAGTGGAGGGGTTTCTGAGTCCCCAGCAAAGTGACCCTGATGCCATGAACCTGTGGATTCCCTCTTCCTCCCTAGCAGAAGGAATAGACCTCGAAACCTCAAAATACATTCTTGCCAACGTTGGAGACCAGTTCTGCCAGCTTGTGATGTCTGAGAAGGAGGCCATGATGATGGTGGAGCCACACC AGAAAGTGGCATGGAAGCGAGCAGTGCGTGGTGTACGGGAGATGTGTGATGTATGTGAAACAACTCTCTTCAACATCCACTGGGTTTGTCGCAAATGCGGATTTGGGGTCTGCCTTGACTGTTACAGGCTCAGGAAAAGCCGACCACGCAGTG agACAGAAGAGATAGGTGATGAAGAGGTTTTCTCCTGGTTGAAGTGTGCAAAGGGGCAGTCCCATGAACCAGAGAATCTCATGCCCACACAGATCATCCCTGGCACAG ctctttACAATATTGGAGACATGGTACATGCTGCCCGGGGCAAGTGGGGAATTAAAGCAAACTGCCCTTGTATTAGCCGGCAGAACAAATCTGTGTTGAGACCTGCTGTCACTAATGGGATGTCACAG CTTCCTAGCATAAACCCTAGTGCCTCTTCTGGAAATGAAACCACCTTCTCAGGTGGAGGAGGAACTGCATCGGTAACACAACCAGAGACTGACCATGTTGCCAAAGCCGACAGTACTGACATCAGATCTGACGAGCCTCTGAAAGCAGACAGTTCGGCGTCAAATAGCAATAGTGAGCTAAAAGCCATCAGGCCCCCTTGCCCTGACACAGGCCCACCTTCCTCTGCCCTGCACTGGTTGGCGGATTTAGCAACTCAGAAGGctaaggaagaaacaaaag AAGCAGGGTCCCTGAGGTCGGTGCTCAATAAAGAGTCTCATTCACCCTTTGGGCTGGACTCATTCAACTCCACTGCAAAGGTCTCTCCGTTGACTCCAAAGCTTTTTAACAGTCTGTTACTGGGTCCCACTGCCTCCAACAACAAAACTGAAGGCTCTAGCCTTCGAGACCTCCTCCACTCCGGGCCCGGAAAGCTTCCTCAAACCCCCTTGGACACAGGCATACCCTTCCCCCCGGTCTTCTCTACATCCTCAGCA GGAGTGAAGAACAAGGCCAGCCTCCCCAACTTCCTTGACCACATCATTGCCTCAGtggtagaaaataagaaaacctcAGATGCTGCAAAGCGGGCCTGTAACTTGACTGATACCCAAAAGGAAGTGAAGGAGATGGTGATGGGGTTAAATGTGCTGGACCCCCATACCTCTCACTCCTGGCTCTGTGATGGAAGACTTCTGTGTCTCCATGACCCCAGCAACAAAAACAATTGGAAGATCTTCCGGGAGTGTTGGAAGCAAGGCCAG CCAGTGCTGGTATCAGGGGTACATAAAAAACTCAAGTCTgaactctggaagccagaagcCTTTAGCCAGGAATTTGGAGACCAGGATGTGGACTTGGTGAACTGCAGGAACTGTGCTATAATTTCCGATGTGAAAGTTCGGGATTTCTGGGATGGCTTCGAGATCATATGCA AGCGATTAAGGTCAGAAGATGGGCAGCCAATGGTGCTCAAACTCAAGGACTGGCCTCCTGGGGAAGATTTTCGGGACATGATGCCAACAAG gtttGAAGATCTGATGGAGAACCTTCCTCTGCCAGAATATACCAAACGAGATGGCAGACTCAATCTAGCCTCTAGGCTACCCAGCTACTTTGTAAGGCCCGATTTGGGCCCCAAGATGTACAATGCCTACG GCTTGATAACAGCAGAAGACAGAAGAGTTGGCACAACAAATCTTCACTTAGATGTGTCCGATGCAGTTAATGTGATGGTGTATGTTGGGATCCCCATCGGGGAGGGTGCTCATGATGAAG AGGTGCTCAAGACAATTGATGAGGGAGATGCTGATGAGGTGACAAAGCAAAGGATTCATGATGGAAAGGAGAAACCTGGTGCTTTGTGGCACATCTATGCAGCCAAGGATGCGGAGAAGATCCGGGAGCTGCTCCGAAAG GTTGGAGAAGAGCAAGGCCAAGAGAATCCCCCTGATCATGATCCAATTCATGACCAAAGTTGGTACTTGGACCAGACCCTACGTAAGCGACTCTATGAGGAATATGGTGTGCAAGGCTGGGCCATTGTTCAGTTCCTGGGAGATGCCGTCTTCATACCTGCTGGAGCCCCACACCAG GTGCACAATCTATACAGTTGCATAAAAGTAGCAGAAGACTTCGTATCTCCAGAGCATGTAAAGCACTGTTTCCGCCTGACTCAGGAATTCAGGCATCTCTCTAACACTCATACAAACCATGAGGATAAACTGCAG GTGAAGAACATCATTTATCATGCAGTGAAAGATGCTGTTGGCACCCTCAAGGCTCATGAATCCAAGCTGGCAAGGTCTTAG
- the KDM3B gene encoding lysine-specific demethylase 3B isoform X2, with protein MADAAASPVGKRLLLLFADTAASSSASVPAAAAAAGGDPGPALRTRAWRAGTVRAMSGAVPQDLAIFVEFDGCSWKQHSWVKVHAEEVIVLLLEGSLVWAPRKDPVLVQGTRVSIAQWPALTFTPLVDKLGLGSVVPVEYLLDRELRFLSDANGLHLFQMGTDSQNQILLEHAALRETVNALISDQKLQEIFSRGPYSVQGHRVKVYQPEGEESWLCGVVSHQDSITRLMEVSVTESGEIKSVDPRLIHVMLVDNSAPQSEGGTLKAVKSSKGKKKRESIEGKDGRRRKSASDSGCDPASKKLKGDRGEVDSNGSDGGEASRGPWKGGNASGEPGLDQRAKQPPTTFVPQINRNIRFATYTKENGRTLVVQDEPIGGDTPVPFTPYSTATGQTPLAPEVGGAENKEAGKTLEQVGQGMVASAAVVTTASSTPTTVRISDTGLAAGTGPEKQKGSWSQAPGENSRNSVLASSGFGASLPSSSQALTFGSGRSQSNGVLATENKPLGFSFGCSSAPESQKDSDLSKNLFFQCMSQTLPTSNYFTTVSESLADDSSSRDSFKQSLESLCKGRSALGADTKSGSKAGSSVDRKVPAESMPTLTPAFPRSLLNARTPDSHENLFLQPPKLSREEPPNPFLAFVEKVEHSPFSSFASQASGSSSSATTVTSKAAPSWPESHSSTDSASLAKKKTLFITTDSSKLVSGVLGSALTTGGPSLSAMGNGRSSSPTSSLTQPIEMPTLSSSPTEERPTVGPGQQDNPLLKTFSNVFGRHSGSFLSSPADFSQENKAPFEAVKRFSLDERSLACRQDSDSSTNSDLSDLSDSEEQLQAKTGLKGIPEHLMGKLGPNGERSAELLLGKGKGKQAPKGRPRTAPLKVGQSVLKDVSKVKKLKQSGEPFLQDGSCINVAPHLHKCRECRLERYRKFKEQEQDDSTVACRFFHFRRLIFTRKGVLRVEGFLSPQQSDPDAMNLWIPSSSLAEGIDLETSKYILANVGDQFCQLVMSEKEAMMMVEPHQTEEIGDEEVFSWLKCAKGQSHEPENLMPTQIIPGTALYNIGDMVHAARGKWGIKANCPCISRQNKSVLRPAVTNGMSQLPSINPSASSGNETTFSGGGGTASVTQPETDHVAKADSTDIRSDEPLKADSSASNSNSELKAIRPPCPDTGPPSSALHWLADLATQKAKEETKEAGSLRSVLNKESHSPFGLDSFNSTAKVSPLTPKLFNSLLLGPTASNNKTEGSSLRDLLHSGPGKLPQTPLDTGIPFPPVFSTSSAGVKNKASLPNFLDHIIASVVENKKTSDAAKRACNLTDTQKEVKEMVMGLNVLDPHTSHSWLCDGRLLCLHDPSNKNNWKIFRECWKQGQPVLVSGVHKKLKSELWKPEAFSQEFGDQDVDLVNCRNCAIISDVKVRDFWDGFEIICKRLRSEDGQPMVLKLKDWPPGEDFRDMMPTRFEDLMENLPLPEYTKRDGRLNLASRLPSYFVRPDLGPKMYNAYGLITAEDRRVGTTNLHLDVSDAVNVMVYVGIPIGEGAHDEEVLKTIDEGDADEVTKQRIHDGKEKPGALWHIYAAKDAEKIRELLRKVGEEQGQENPPDHDPIHDQSWYLDQTLRKRLYEEYGVQGWAIVQFLGDAVFIPAGAPHQVHNLYSCIKVAEDFVSPEHVKHCFRLTQEFRHLSNTHTNHEDKLQVKNIIYHAVKDAVGTLKAHESKLARS; from the exons ATGGGAACAGATAGCCAAAACCAGATTCTTTTGGAACATGCTGCTCTGAGAGAAACAGTTAATGCTTTGATCAGTGACCAAAAGCTGCAAGAGATATTTAGCCGAG GTCCCTACAGTGTTCAAGGTCACAGGGTCAAAGTATACCagccagagggagaagaaagTTGGCTCTGTGGTGTTGTAAGCCATCAAGACTCCATCACCCGTCTTATGGAGGTGTCTGTAACTGAG AGTGGTGAGATCAAGTCCGTAGATCCCAGACTGATCCATGTGATGCTGGTGGATAATTCAGCGCCTCAGAGCGAG GGGGGTACGTTAAAAGCAGTAAAATCTtccaaaggaaagaagaagagagagagcatAGAGGGGAAAGATGGCCGGAGGAGGAAAAGTGCTTCGGACTCTGGGTGTGACCCTgcatcaaagaaattaaaaggagaCAGGGGTGAAGTAGACAGTAATGGGAGCGATGGAGGTGAGGCAAGCCGAGGGCCCTGGAAAGGAGGGAATGCCAGTGGAGAGCCAGGGCTGGATCAGAGAGCCAAGCAGCCACCGACTACATTTGTCCCCCAGATTAACCGCAACATTCGCTTTGCCACTTACACCAAAGAAAACGGCAGGACTCTGGTGGTGCAGGATGAACCCATAGGTGGGGACACACCTGTACCTTTCACTCCATATTCTACAGCCACAGGTCAGACACCTTTGGCCCCAGAGGTGGGTGGAGCCGAAAATAAAGAGGCAGGAAAAACACTGGAACAAGTTGGCCAGGGTATggtggcttcagcagctgtggtcACTACCGCCAGCTCCACCCCAACCACGGTGAGGATCTCAGACACTGGCCTTGCAGCAGGGACTGGGCCGGAAAAACAGAAAGGCAGCTGGTCGCAGGCCCCAGGAGAG AATTCAAGAAATTCTGTTCTGGCCTCTTCTGGATTTGGAGCATCTCTCCCGAGTTCATCACAAGCTTTGACTTTTGGAAGTGGAAGGAGCCAGTCCAATGGGGTTCTAGCTACAGAGAACAAACCTTTGGGCTTCTCTTTTGGCTGTAGCTCTGCACCAGAGTCTCAGAAAGACTCTGATCTCTCCAAAAACTTGTTTTTTCAATGCATGTCCCAAACTTTACCCACCAGTAACTACTTCACTACTGTTTCAGAGAGTTTGGCTGATGATTCCTCCAGTCGAGACTCATTCAAACAAAGCCTTGAGAGCCTATGTAAAGGAAGATCCGCTCTTGGAGCAGACACTAAATCAGGCTCTAAGGCTGGAAGCTCTGTGGATCGGAAAGTGCCTGCAGAGTCCATGCCCACCCTCACGCCAGCCTTCCCACGGAGCCTCCTAAATGCCCGCACCCCAGACAGTCATGAAAATCTATTTTTACAGCCCCCTAAACTGTCCCGAGAAGAGCCTCCTAACCCTTTCTTGGCATTTGTGGAGAAAGTTGAACATAGCCCTTTCAGCAGCTTTGCATCTCAGGCATCAGGTAGCTCTTCCTCTGCTACCACTGTCACCTCCAAGGCAGCACCCAGCTGGCCCGAGTCTCACTCCTCTACAGATTCAGCATCTTTAGCAAAGAAGAAAACCCTTTTCATCACAACTGACTCCTCCAAACTGGTGTCTGGTGTTCTGGGCTCAGCTCTTACCACTGGGGGGCCAAGCCTCTCTGCCATGGGGAATGGCCGGTCCAGTTCACCCACCAGCAGCCTCACCCAGCCCATTGAGATGCCTACTCTATCCTCTAGCCCCACAGAGGAGAGACCAACTGTGGGGCCTGGGCAGCAGGACAATCCTCTCCTTAAAACCTTTAGTAACGTCTTTGGCAGACACTCAGGCAGCTTTCTGTCCTCCCCAGCAGATTTTTCACAGGAGAACAAAGCTCCTTTTGAAGCTGTGAAAAGGTTCTCACTGGATGAGCGAAGCTTGGCTTGCAGACAAGACTCGGACTCGAGTACCAATAGCGACCTGTCAGATTTGAGCGACTCTGAGGAGCAGCTGCAAGCCAAGACCGGCCTAAAGGGGATTCCGGAGCACCTGATGGGGAAGCTGGGCCCCAATGGGGAGCGCAGTGCTGAGCTGCTGCTGGGAAAAGGCAAAGGGAAGCAGGCCCCCAAAGGCCGGCCTCGGACTGCCCCCTTGAAAG TTGGCCAGTCAGTGCTGAAAGATGTGAGCAAAGTGAAGAAGCTGAAGCAGTCCGGAGAGCCCTTCCTGCAGGATGGGTCGTGCATCAATGTAGCCCCTCATCTGCACAAGTGTCGTGAGTGCCGCCTGGAGCGGTATCGGAAGTTTAAGGAACAAGAGCAAGATGATTCCACTGTGGCTTGCCGGTTCTTTCACTTCCGGAG GTTGATCTTCACTCGAAAGGGGGTACTCCGAGTGGAGGGGTTTCTGAGTCCCCAGCAAAGTGACCCTGATGCCATGAACCTGTGGATTCCCTCTTCCTCCCTAGCAGAAGGAATAGACCTCGAAACCTCAAAATACATTCTTGCCAACGTTGGAGACCAGTTCTGCCAGCTTGTGATGTCTGAGAAGGAGGCCATGATGATGGTGGAGCCACACC agACAGAAGAGATAGGTGATGAAGAGGTTTTCTCCTGGTTGAAGTGTGCAAAGGGGCAGTCCCATGAACCAGAGAATCTCATGCCCACACAGATCATCCCTGGCACAG ctctttACAATATTGGAGACATGGTACATGCTGCCCGGGGCAAGTGGGGAATTAAAGCAAACTGCCCTTGTATTAGCCGGCAGAACAAATCTGTGTTGAGACCTGCTGTCACTAATGGGATGTCACAG CTTCCTAGCATAAACCCTAGTGCCTCTTCTGGAAATGAAACCACCTTCTCAGGTGGAGGAGGAACTGCATCGGTAACACAACCAGAGACTGACCATGTTGCCAAAGCCGACAGTACTGACATCAGATCTGACGAGCCTCTGAAAGCAGACAGTTCGGCGTCAAATAGCAATAGTGAGCTAAAAGCCATCAGGCCCCCTTGCCCTGACACAGGCCCACCTTCCTCTGCCCTGCACTGGTTGGCGGATTTAGCAACTCAGAAGGctaaggaagaaacaaaag AAGCAGGGTCCCTGAGGTCGGTGCTCAATAAAGAGTCTCATTCACCCTTTGGGCTGGACTCATTCAACTCCACTGCAAAGGTCTCTCCGTTGACTCCAAAGCTTTTTAACAGTCTGTTACTGGGTCCCACTGCCTCCAACAACAAAACTGAAGGCTCTAGCCTTCGAGACCTCCTCCACTCCGGGCCCGGAAAGCTTCCTCAAACCCCCTTGGACACAGGCATACCCTTCCCCCCGGTCTTCTCTACATCCTCAGCA GGAGTGAAGAACAAGGCCAGCCTCCCCAACTTCCTTGACCACATCATTGCCTCAGtggtagaaaataagaaaacctcAGATGCTGCAAAGCGGGCCTGTAACTTGACTGATACCCAAAAGGAAGTGAAGGAGATGGTGATGGGGTTAAATGTGCTGGACCCCCATACCTCTCACTCCTGGCTCTGTGATGGAAGACTTCTGTGTCTCCATGACCCCAGCAACAAAAACAATTGGAAGATCTTCCGGGAGTGTTGGAAGCAAGGCCAG CCAGTGCTGGTATCAGGGGTACATAAAAAACTCAAGTCTgaactctggaagccagaagcCTTTAGCCAGGAATTTGGAGACCAGGATGTGGACTTGGTGAACTGCAGGAACTGTGCTATAATTTCCGATGTGAAAGTTCGGGATTTCTGGGATGGCTTCGAGATCATATGCA AGCGATTAAGGTCAGAAGATGGGCAGCCAATGGTGCTCAAACTCAAGGACTGGCCTCCTGGGGAAGATTTTCGGGACATGATGCCAACAAG gtttGAAGATCTGATGGAGAACCTTCCTCTGCCAGAATATACCAAACGAGATGGCAGACTCAATCTAGCCTCTAGGCTACCCAGCTACTTTGTAAGGCCCGATTTGGGCCCCAAGATGTACAATGCCTACG GCTTGATAACAGCAGAAGACAGAAGAGTTGGCACAACAAATCTTCACTTAGATGTGTCCGATGCAGTTAATGTGATGGTGTATGTTGGGATCCCCATCGGGGAGGGTGCTCATGATGAAG AGGTGCTCAAGACAATTGATGAGGGAGATGCTGATGAGGTGACAAAGCAAAGGATTCATGATGGAAAGGAGAAACCTGGTGCTTTGTGGCACATCTATGCAGCCAAGGATGCGGAGAAGATCCGGGAGCTGCTCCGAAAG GTTGGAGAAGAGCAAGGCCAAGAGAATCCCCCTGATCATGATCCAATTCATGACCAAAGTTGGTACTTGGACCAGACCCTACGTAAGCGACTCTATGAGGAATATGGTGTGCAAGGCTGGGCCATTGTTCAGTTCCTGGGAGATGCCGTCTTCATACCTGCTGGAGCCCCACACCAG GTGCACAATCTATACAGTTGCATAAAAGTAGCAGAAGACTTCGTATCTCCAGAGCATGTAAAGCACTGTTTCCGCCTGACTCAGGAATTCAGGCATCTCTCTAACACTCATACAAACCATGAGGATAAACTGCAG GTGAAGAACATCATTTATCATGCAGTGAAAGATGCTGTTGGCACCCTCAAGGCTCATGAATCCAAGCTGGCAAGGTCTTAG